Proteins encoded by one window of Myxocyprinus asiaticus isolate MX2 ecotype Aquarium Trade chromosome 35, UBuf_Myxa_2, whole genome shotgun sequence:
- the LOC127426435 gene encoding proteasome subunit alpha type-5-like: MFLTRSEYDRGVNTFSPEGRLFQVEYAIEAIKLGSTAIGIQTSEGVCLAVEKRITSPLMEPSSIEKIVEIDSHIGCAMSGLIADAKTLIDKARVETQNHWFTYNETMTVESITQAVSNLALQFGEEDADPGAMSRPFGVALLFGGNDEKGPQLYHMDPSGTFVQCDARAIGSASEGAQSSLQEVYHKSMTLKEAIKSSLTILKQVMEEKLNATNIELATIEPGKTFHMYTKEELEDVIKDI; this comes from the exons ATGTTCTTGACAAGATCAGAATACGACAG AGGGGTAAACACTTTCTCTCCAGAAGGACGACTTTTTCAAGTAGAATATGCCATTGAAGCTATCAAG TTGGGTTCAACGGCCATTGGCATTCAGACATCGGAGGGGGTATGTCTTGCTGTCGAGAAGAGAATAACTTCTCCTCTGATGGAGCCCAGCAGCATTGAGAAGATTGTAGAAATCGATTCTCATATTG GCTGTGCCATGAGTGGCTTAATagctgatgcaaaaacacttaTCGACAAAGCAAGAGTGGAAACACAG aaccATTGGTTTACCTACAATGAGACGATGACGGTAGAGAGCATAACACAGGCTGTGTCTAACCTCGCTCTGCAGTTTGGAGAGGAGGATGCTGATCCTGGTGCTATG aGTCGTCCTTTTGGTGTTGCTCTACTTTTTGGAGGCAATGATGAGAAAGGACCTCAACT ATACCACATGGACCCTTCGGGCACTTTTGTCCAGTGTGATGCCAGGGCTATTGGCTCAGCATCTGAGGGTGCTCAGAGCTCTCTGCAGGAAGTCTATCACAAG TCCATGACATTAAAGGAGGCTATCAAGTCTTCTCTCACGATTCTGAAACAAGTGATGGAGGAGAAGCTGAATGCCACTAACATTGAG CTTGCCACAATAGAGCCAGGCAAGACCTTTCACATGTACACAAAAGAAGAACTTGAGGATGTCATCAAGGATATCTAA